In a single window of the Etheostoma spectabile isolate EspeVRDwgs_2016 chromosome 3, UIUC_Espe_1.0, whole genome shotgun sequence genome:
- the cfap45 gene encoding cilia- and flagella-associated protein 45 yields the protein MRLGSSSTSSRSSSDTRRYRILAPTSQVDETLFGSPKPISSQLDKRGNSASKAKNPSQKNQEDNVVQIVTKDLIRNLRIPFKDPSGESIILPSAEFERITSTSRVVTKEEREALREAYHRKKEEEIKAAEERKRQIYEADLSRKENQALTELEREARDRAQRLVERANALRMEQEDEIKKLNHLIMGAQCQATRDTQIQEKKQIQAELSEEEKRLDTMMEVERRKALETMEQIDELRKQQRIGGMQKIYDQIRQHLEEKQVQEVMKELERQQIRENQEKMNLEDLKALEKKRDEQQRLQEEIKCINSETLRAKEQRREEEKLADMRDLEYIQKKMEREAEYEAEQRRIKKEKELEIARLRARQEKEKDYKAEQDELRARRNQEITDREWRRKQKELGEKKAKEEAMLRAARLEQVHGKENFLSIEAGREKAEFERLLKVQQEAIIKQKEEEERQRQKAHRHAEVIRNQVKERELSAVAKRREIFKEAERLMEDARQRRVRLDEIKEKKLKELKATGLSEQYCSEVERKARAGAL from the exons ATG AGACTGGGATCCAGCTCCACGAGTTCCAGGAGCAGCTCGGACACCCGCCGGTACCGCATCCTAGCCCCAACCTCTCAGGTGGATGAAACACTGTTTGGGAGCCCAAAACCG ATATCATCACAGTTAGACAAACGTGGAAACTCAGCCTCCAAGGCCAAGAATCCATCCCAAAAGAACCAAGAAGACAATGTTGTTCAAATCGTCACCAAGGACCTCATTCGCAATCTCAG GATCCCATTTAAGGATCCTTCAGGAGAGTCCATTATTCTACCATCAGCTGAGTTCGAGCGGATCACCTCAACGTCCCGGGTTGTCACCAAGGAGGAAAGGGAAGCCTTGAGGGAGGCttatcacagaaaaaaagaggaggaaatt AAAGCTGCAGAGGAAAGGAAGCGCCAAATCTATGAGGCAGACTTGTCCCGTAAGGAGAATCAGGCACTGACGGAGCTGGAGCGTGAGGCCCGGGACCGTGCTCAGCGCTTAGTGGAGCGGGCCAACGCCTTAAGGATGGAGCAAGAGGATGAGATCAAAAAGCTCAACCAC CTGATTATGGGTGCTCAGTGTCAAGCCACTCGTGACACCCAGATCCAGGAGAAGAAACAGATCCAGGCAGAGTTATCAGAGGAGGAGAAGCGTCTGGATACCATGATGGAAGTGGAGCGCCGCAAGGCCTTGGAGACTATGGAGCAGATTGATGAGCTGCGCAAACAGCAGAGGATCGG GGGAATGCAGAAGATCTATGACCAGATCCGGCAACATTTGGAGGAGAAGCAAGTGCAAGAAGTGATGAAAGAGCTGGAGAGACAGCAGATAAGAGAGAACCAAGAGAAAATGAACCTGGAAGACCTGAAG GCCCTAGAGAAGAAGCGGGACGAGCAGCAGCGTCTGCAGGAAGAGATCAAGTGTATCAATAGCGAGACTTTGCGGGCCAAGGAGCagcggagagaggaggagaagctgGCTGACATGAGAGATTTGGAATACATACAAAAGAAAatg GAGCGAGAGGCAGAATATGAAGCAGAGCAGAGACGAatcaagaaagagaaagagttgGAGATTGCCAGGCTGAGGGCTcgtcaagaaaaagaaaaggactaCAAGGCAGAGCAG GATGAGCTCCGTGCCCGGAGGAACCAAGAAATCACTGATAGAGAATGGAGGAGAAAACAGAAAGAGCTTGGTGAAAAGAAAGCGAAGGAGGAAGCGATGCTGAGGGCGGCTCGCTTGGAGCAGGTCCATGGCAAAGAGAACTTCCTGTCGATCGAGGCTGGCCGGGAGAAGGCAGAGTTTGAGAGGCTGCTGAA GGTGCAACAGGAAGCAATCATCAaacagaaggaggaggaggagaggcagCGTCAGAAAGCACACCGTCACGCCGAGGTAATCCGAAATCAGGTGAAGGAGCGTGAACTCTCAGCCGTAGCTAAGCGCAGAGAGATCTTCAAGGAGGCCGAGCGGTTGATGGAGGATGCCCGGCAGAGGCGCGTGCGCCTCGATGAGATCAAAGAGAAGAAGTTGAAGGAGCTTAA GGCTACAGGGCTCTCTGAACAATACTGCAGTGAAGTGGAAAGGAAGGCCCGGGCCGGTGCACTCTAA
- the slc37a4a gene encoding glucose-6-phosphate exchanger SLC37A4a, protein MTKSAAMATASYGYYRGTIFLAMFVGYTLYYFNRKTFSFVMPSLMQEIKMDKDDLGMITSSQSLAYAISKFISGVLSDQISARWLFSIGLCMVGGINVVFSWSSTVAVFSALWFLNGLGQGLGWPPCGRVLRKWFEPSQFGTWWAILSCSMNLAGSLGPIIATVLTQSYSWRTILSVSGMICVVTSFFCLLLIKNEPNEVGLPNIEATTKKSKGGSSSNESTLSEFLLSPYLWLLSMSYLVVFGVKTACTDWGQLFLIQDKGQSPLMGSSYMSALEVGGLLGSLAAGYLSDKAVAKQGMRIYGNPRHFILICMMAGMSVSMYLFRVTVTADSSKVWILSLGAAFGFSSYGPIALFGVIANESAPSNYCGTSHAIVALMANVGGFLSGLPFSTIAKHYDWEIAFWVAEVTCTITTVGFFLLRNVQTKMGHVSKKAN, encoded by the exons ATGACTAAATCTGCAGCCATGGCTACAGCAAGTTATGGATACTACCGAGGCACTATATTTCTGGCCATGTTTGTAGGCTACACACTTTACTACTTTAACAGAAAGACTTTCTCCTTTGTGATGCCTTCTCTAATGCAAGAAATAAAGATGGATAAGGATGACCTGG GCATGATCACAAGCAGCCAGTCTTTGGCCTATGCTATCAGTAAGTTCATCAGTGGCGTGCTTTCAGACCAGATCAGCGCCCGCTGGCTCTTCTCTATTGGCCTGTGCATGGTGGGAGGCATCAATGTGGTTTTCTCCTGGTCCTCCACTGTCGCTGTCTTCTCTGCCCTGTGGTTTCTCAACGGCCTGGGCCAGGGCCTCGGCTGGCCTCCCTGTGGCAGAGTGCTGCGCAAG TGGTTTGAGCCCTCACAGTTCGGGACATGGTGGGCGATTCTGTCCTGCAGCATGAATCTGGCTGGCAGCTTGGGCCCCATTATTGCCACAGTGCTGACCCAGAGTTACAGTTGGAGGACGATACTGTCGGTATCTGGAATGATTTGTGTGGTGACCTCCTTTTTCTGTCTGCTGCTCATCAAGAATGAGCCCAACGAGGTGGGGCTGCCCAACATAGAAGCAACAACCAAGAAGAGCAAAGGAG GATCCTCCAGTAATGAAAGCACCCTGTCCGAGTTTCTGCTGTCACCTTACCTGTGGCTGTTATCTATGTCCTACCTGGTGGTGTTTGGGGTGAAGACGGCTTGCACCGACTGGGGCCAGCTGTTTCTCATTCAGGACAAGGGCCAGTCTCCACTTATGG GTAGCTCATACATGAGTGCCCTGGAGGTTGGAGGCCTGTTGGGCAGTCTCGCAGCAGGTTACCTCTCTGACAAAGCTGTGGCCAAA CAAGGCATGAGAATATATGGCAATCCCCGTCATTTCATCCTGATCTGCATGATGGCTGGAATGTCTGTGTCCATGTACCTGTTCAGAGTCACAGTTACTGCTGACAGCTCAAAG GTGTGGATACTCAGCTTGGGTGCTGCTTTCGGTTTCTCCTCTTACGGACCAATTGCGTTATTTGGAGTCATAGCCAATGAGAGCGCCCCATCTAACTACTGTGGGACATCACATGCCATTGTTGCCCTGATGGCAAACG TCGGTGGCTTCCTGTCTGGACTACCATTCAGCACCATTGCCAAGCACTATGACTGGGAAATAGCCTTCTGGGTAGCAGAGGTCACCTGTACCATCACCACTGTTGGATTCTTCCTGCTGCGCAACGTCCAAACCAAGATGGGTCACGTGTCCAAGAAGGCCAACTAA
- the trappc4 gene encoding trafficking protein particle complex subunit 4, with protein sequence MVIFSVYVVNKAGGLIYQYDNYVPRAEAEKTFSYPLDLVLKHHDEKVVVSFGQRDGIRVGHAVLSINGVDVLGKNTADGKDTLEYLKDPSNYPVSIRFGRARLSSNEKLMLASMFHSLFAIGSQLSPDVGSSGIEMLETDVFKLHCFQTLTGIKFIVLADPRQSGIDALLRKIYEIYSDFALKNPFYSLEMPIRCELFDQNLKGALEIAEKAGNFGAGS encoded by the exons ATGGTGATCTTCAGTGTGTATGTGGTGAACAAGGCTGGAGGTTTAATTTACCAATACGACAATTATGTCCCGAGAGCGGAGGCCGAGAAAACATTTAGCTATCCTTTAGATTTAGTGCTGAAGCACCACGATGAAAAGGTCGTCGTATCGTTTGGACAACGCGACGGAATCAGAG TGGGCCATGCAGTACTGTCCATCAATGGAGTTGATGTGCTTGGCAAAAACACAGCAGACGGAAAGGACACCCTTGAATATTTAAAGGATCCATCAAATTACCCAGTGTCTATTCGCTTTGGACGGGCACGCCTGAGCTCCAATGAGAAGCTGATGCTggcatccatgttccactc GTTGTTTGCTATAGGTTCACAGCTGTCTCCTGATGTTGGCAGTTCGGGGATTGAGATGCTAGAAACAGACGTCTTCAAACTTCACTGCTTCCAGACTCTCACAG GGATAAAGTTCATTGTGCTGGCGGACCCTCGACAATCTGGTATCGATGCCCTATTGAGGAAGATTTATGAGATCTATTCAGATTTTGCCCTCAAGAACCCGTTTTATTCTCTGGAAATGCCAATCAG GTGTGAACTCTTTGACCAAAATCTGAAGGGTGCACTGGAGATTGCTGAGAAAGCTGGCAACTTTGGAGCTGGATCTTGA